In Sphingobacterium sp. SYP-B4668, the sequence CGGCCAATATCCTGTGGGTTTTTATAGCCTTATTTGGCATAATCCGTTATTCCAAATCGTTTAGATCGTCTAAAAAGTATTGAATATCCGCTATTCCCAATAAGCGATACGCCTGAATTTTGTAATCTTCGAAGTGTAAATCAAAATCTTTATGGGTAGACGTGATGAGGCTCAGATGAAAATAGGCACCATCTACTAATGCAAACAACATGTTGGCCGTCAGCAGGGCATTGTCTATTTGAATGAGCTCAGCTTCCTTGCATTTTTGGAGTAGACCGGCAAGATTTTCGCGAAGTGTAGAGGTGAGATTCTTATACTGTGACTTTATATTTTTATTACGATAGGTGAGGGCATAGCAACTGTAGAACAAGCTGTCGTCGATCAACCGATTCCATTTCTTCGAAAAGAGATCGTCCATTACCTTGATCAATATCGTCTTGAGTGGGGCGGTTTTGCTGTTGGTAATCTTAAATAGCAGGAGATATTTTTCAAGAATGAATTCAATCAAGGCATAGGTAAGCTCTTCCTTGGTGCGAAAGTAATGAATAATAAGGCTGGGATTAATCTCCATATAATCCGCGATTTTGGCGATAGAGGTGTTTTCTAATCCTTCCTTTTTGGCAACACTGTAAAAAACGGTGATAATTTCAAGTTTTCTAGCTTGTCTTAAGCTTTTTCGTCCCATTATGAGCATATGTTTGACCAAATTTAACATATTATTGTGATTTATCATTGGGTTCAACGTTTTGGTCGGACTCTATACCCTCTTTTTATTTCTTGATTTTTACCCCGCCATCCACCAAAAGGTCGTAGATAAGTGGTTTTGGTTCAATTTGTTATTTGTTTAACTGTACGTTCATTCAATGAATATCTTGTAATGTGTTGATAAATAGAATTTTATAAATTTTATTTTTTATTTTATGTTTTGTTGTTTTTTATTTATAATTGTTGCTGCTAATACAAATTATAGTTTGACCTAAATGCTGACGATTACAGATTATGTTGACCACTACACGGTCGATATAGCCTTTACTAGCCGATAATATACTTCTTTGGGAAGCCCATCATCAGTTTTTTAGATTTTTTTGAGTGCGCTGGAATGCAAAAATAATCAGCCTGTAGAATAGCTTTTTTTGGCTGTTTATAGGGGCGTGTATTCCGCTCGGAAAAGGCTTCGGACTATAGGATATGTAGGAGCAGGTATGCTGATCAATATAAACTATAGATAACGTTATGAAATGTAAACATGTACCTAGGTATTCGCTCCTGCTGTCTACTTTGTGGGGATTGATCTTGATGCTCGGTTCTTGCAATAAGGGCGGTGATGCTGAGGGCGAAATCCCACCGTATGATCCCAATCAATCGGTCAAGCTTACGGCATTCTTACCTGATTCAGGGGGGATGTCCACACAAGTCATTCTAAAAGGCCAAAATTTCGGAAACGACGCCTCGCAATTGAGGGTCTACTTTAACAATAAAAAAGCAAAAGTGGTGCGGGCAGCTGGTGAACTGGCCTATGTATTGGCTCCTCGGTTGCCGGGTGATACGTGTATCATCTCGGTGGTCAATGGCAAGGACTCGGTCCAATATAGTAAACCGTTTTACTACAAAGCACTGGTACAGGTATCGACTATTTCGGGAACACCGCATGCTACAGCGGAAACGAAGGATGGTACGTTGGTGGAGGCTAGATTCCAACAACCGTGGTATATAGCCGTAGATAAGGAGAAGAATATTCTCGTCGGCGAATGGAAGGCACGCGCACGCTTGGTGAACGAGGATCGAAATTCCGTCATGACGCTTCTGAATACGACCACTGGTGGAGAGATGGCTTCGGGGTGTACGGACCTAAATGGGCAGACCTTTTACTTCCCGATGAATGGAGCTCCCTACTATTATGAATTCGATCCGGAGAAGCAATGGTTGGCACGTCGGATAAACCCGTCGAAGAAGGCGGGGGATGATTTTGATTTTTCGAAGAAGTATTCGCTGGCGATGAGTGAGCTGGACGGCATGCTCTATACGATTACTACAAATGGTGACCTGGTGAAAATAAATCCAAAAACAAGGGAAGCTTCCTTGGTCAAATCCGGTCTACTGAAAGATCGTGTACAGGGGGTGCTACAGGTGTATCTGTGCTTTCACCCAATCGACAAGCATATGCTGTACCTGGTAAACCCCTCGTCTATGAGACCGCAGGATGGCCCTATTCCGGGGACAGATATGATCTATCGGATCAACATGCGCAACTTGGTGCTGGAGGACTATGCAGGTACGGGGATAAAAGGGCATGCCGATGGGCCAAAGGATATGGCACAATTCAACAACCCTTGCCAGATCAATTTTGACCAAGATGGAAATATGTATGTCGGTGATACGGACAATTACTGTGTCCGTCGTATTTCTCCAGAAGGGGTAGTCTCGACCATTGCCGGCTTGCCCGGGATGTCGGGCTACTTGGATGGCCCACCAGATGTGGCGCTTTTCAATCGGTTTTGGGGAATGAAAATCGATATCGACGGCACTTTGTATATCGCCGATTATTACAACAATTGCATACGTAAACTTACAATTCAATAAAACATGAACATAGTCGATAAAAATAGCTGGAAATACGTAGTCTTTTCCATAGTGCTCATGCTTTGTACGACTGTGGCTGCGAAAGCCCAGGTGGTGGATACCACCCAGTCGAATATTGCTTTAAAGGGAACGGTATATGACATGGATGGGCAGAAGCTCCAGAGTGTAAGTATTCATATAAAAGACCGTCCTGGTACGGGATGGGCTACGGATAAGGACGGTAATTTTACCATCAATGCGTCGCTGGGGGATATCTTGATATTCTCATTCACAGGCTATGAAAATATGGAGTTTCAAGCGCTCAAATCTTCACTTGCAGTGGAAATCCGGTTGAAGCCTGCCGATAATGTCCTGGATGAGGCTGTGGTAGTGGGGATGGGGACACAAAGAAAGATCAGCTTAGTGGGGGCCGTGACAAGCGTCAACGTCAAAGATCTGCAAATGCCGGCCACTTCTCTTAACAACTTGATAGGCGGACGGGTGCCCGGGATTATATCGATGCAGAATAGTGGGGAACCCGGTAAGAATGTATCTGAATTCTGGATTCGAGGAATAGGAACATTTGGAGCCAACAGCGGGGCATTGGTACTAGTCGATGGATTGGAAGGCACACTGAGTCAGATCGACCCAGCGGATGTGGAATCATTTTCAGTGCTGAAAGATGCATCAGCGACAGCAGTATACGGGGTAAGGGGAGCAAATGGTGTTATCTTGATAACCACGAAGCGAGGTCAAGACCAGAATCTGCAAATTACCGGAAGGGCCAGCCAAACACTCTCTCGTTTGAATAAGCTCCCGGACTACCTGGGGTCTTATGACTATGCGGTACTGGCCAACGAGGCGATGGTGGTCTCGGGCAAGCAGCCTTTGTACAACGATGTGCAATTGGAGCTGATTAAAAACGGACTGGACCAAGATCTATATCCCAATGTAGACTGGCAGGAAGAGATATTGAACCGCACTTCTTTGCAACAGACGTATTATGCAAGTGCAAGGGGAGGTGGTTCGGTGGCACGCTATTTCCTAAGCTTGGGTATGTCCAATGAGTCGGCTGCCTATAAGCAGGATAACGTTAGCAAATACAATCGGAAGGTGGGGTACAACAGTTATAACTACAGGCTTAATCTTGACCTCAATGTCACCAAGACCACCTCGGTGTACATGGGATTAGATGGATTCAACTCGATCAATTATTTGCCTGGAATGGTCAACACGGATTGGTTGTGGTCGGCGCAGGCTAAATTGACACCACTAACGGTCCCTATGCAGTATTCGAACGGGGCGGCACCAGCTTTTGGTAGTGGTGACGAGATATCGCCCTACGTACTCCTCAACAAGACGGGGATGTCTACTCGCGAAGAATATCGAAACATGGCGACCTTGGCCATCAACCAAAACTTTGACTTCCTGGTAAAAGGGCTTAAGGCGAGAGTACAGGGAGCATTTGACAATATCTCTTATTTTACCGAGATGCGCGACAAAAGACCTGATCTATTCAATGCTACAGGCCGAAATACAAACGGGGAGCTGATCATGGTCAAAAAAGTAAATGGTTACGATGTCAGGTATGGCACCACGGAATCCCAATGGCGCAAATACCATTTGGAAAGCAATATTAATTATGAACATGTGTCCGATCAGGGACATCGGATAGGGGGACTTCTTTATTATTATATGAGCAGTGAAGGAGCGACAAATGAGACCAGTAGCATGACGGCTATTCCAAAAAGATATCAAGGGATATCGTCACGGCTGACGTATGGCTACAACGATACGTATTTGGTGGATGCCAATTTTGGTTACACGGGTTCGGAGAATTTCAAAAGAGGAGAGCAATTCGGTTTTTTCCCCTCCATAGCTGTGGGCTGGGTGCCGAGCCAATACAAGTATGTGCAAGATAATTTGCCCTTTTTGAATTTTTTCAAGATCAGGGCTTCTTATGGGACGGTGGGCAACGATAGGATCAGCAACGACCGATTCCCATATTTGACGATCATCAATTCGAATGCCCCAGGTGGCTGGGGTGGACAAGGACTTATCGAGAGTGTTGTTGGGGCCGATAATCTAGCCTGGGAGGTGGCCAAAAAGGCAAACCTTGGCATAGAGGCCAAAATGCTCAACAATAAGTTTGAATTTATCGTGGATATTTTCAACGACAATAGAGAGGGGATTTTTCAACGGCGTACCCAATTGCCTACTTGGGTGGGGGCGGTGACTATGCCTTATGGCAATGTGGGGTCGATGAAGAGCTATGGTGCGGATGGAAATATCAGTTACTCGTTTGACATGGGCAGGAACACGGGGATGACCTTGAGAGGTAACTTTACCTATGCGACCAACAAGGTGACCAATTGGGAGCAACCGTACCAAAAATATGATTACCTATCCTTCACGGACAAACCTTATAATGTATTGAGGGGCTTCAAAGCTATTGGACTGTTCAAGGACGAGCTGGATGTACACAATAGTCCCACGCAATTTGGCGACCTGCGCCCAGGAGATATCAAGTACATGGATGTCAATGGAGATGGTGTCATCGACAATGACGATCGGATCCCATTGTCCTATTCGCCAATGCCGAGACTGATGTACGGATTTGGTATGGAGGTACGGCATAAGGCCCTGACGGTGGGTGTCCTGCTTAGAGGTACGGGACGCACAGACTTCTTTTTAAACAACAACGGCTATGGGTATCTTCCGTTTTACGGAGGTCCTATCGGTAACGTATTGTCAATCGTCAACAATCAAGAAAATAGGTGGACACCAGCTTCTTATTCAGGAGACCCATCTACGGAAAATCAAGATGCACTTTTCCCAAGATTGTCTTATGGACGTAATCCCAATAACGAGGTCTTTTCATCCTTCTGGCTGAGTGATAGCCGCTACTTGCGTCTACAGGAGGTATCCATCAATTATAGCCTGAAACGGGATATGTTGAAAAAAATGTTGGGCATCAAGTCGGTAGACCTACAGTTGGTGGGATACAACCTCGCCGTATGGGATACGGTCAAATTGTGGGATCCGGAGCTGGCAAATAAGAATGGATATGCTTACCCTATCCCTAGTCGATTTGCTTTTCAAGTGTATGTGAATTTTTAAGAATCTCATTTAATAAATCCCTATGCATCGATTCTGATCGGTAAATGGAAAATGAGAATGGGGATAGACGAAGTAATATTTATAGATATGTTATTGAAAACACTTAACGATTATATACATCGTACAATTAAAAGAAAGAAGCAGTATGCGACCCTATTGGTGTTTGCTGCTGGTCTCATGACCTCGTCCTGTAATTTCTTGGATGTGGACGACTATTTTGAAGATACATTGAGCATTGACTCGGTCTTTCAGAATAAGATTTATCTGGAGCGCTATCTGTGGGGTACTGCCGCGATGCTACCCGATGAAGCCAATATATTCCTGAACAGTTACTATCCTGCGATATTGGGCAGTGATGAAGGATTTACGATGTGGGAAGACAACTATGCCCCACAGCGATTTCTATTGGATAGGGTAAATGCGGACGATTTGGGCAGCATGAATACATGGCCAAGGTTGTATATGGTGGTGCGCAAAGCGAACACGATAATTGCACGGATAGATGAATGTAAGGACCTGACGGGACAGGAAAAGAGAGAGATTATTGGATACGCACATTTCTTGCGTGGATATGCGTATTATCAATTACTCTTGAGCTACGGGCCAGTGCTCATAGCGGGAGACGAAGTCTATGAAACAAGTTTGCCGGCTGAGGCATACCAAAAATATCGATCTACCTATGATGAGAGTGTAGATTATATCTGTCAGGAACTGGAGACGGCCGCCAGTTATATTCCTGCCGTAGTGGCTATCCCGGTCTTCGGCCGACCTACTAAAGCCGCGGCATATGGACTGGTAGCACGGCTGAGGGTATATGCTGCAAGTCCACTGTTCAATGGAGGACAAGCTGCGAAAATCTATTTTTCGGATTTTGTCAGACAGTCTGATCAGGTGCACTACGTATCTCAGGTGTATGACGAAAAGAAATGGGCATTGGCGGCAGCGGCCTGTAAGCGGGTCATGGATATGGACTTTCAATTGCATACGGTAGAGGCTGCAAATGATACGCCTCCACTTCCAGCGGGAATTACCTATGATCGTAACTATTATAAGACATGGCCAGAAGGAGCAGCAGGGATAGATCACCTACGCTCGTATGCTGAGATGTTTAATGGCGAGGCGCTGGGATTTAAAAACAAAGAATTTGTATTTGCCAAAAATTCATCGGAGGTGAAGAATGTGACGAAGCACTCTTTCCCGGCCCAGTTTGGCGGGTGGAATGGATATGGTATCCCACAAAAAATTATAGATGCCTATAAAATGGCCGATGGCCGAGACATCAACCACTCGAGTGGTTTGTTCCCTTATTCGGAAACCGGCTTTAGTACCAAGGATTCTACCTTTTCGGGCTATGTCGTCAAGCCGAATGTAAGTACGATGTATCTCAATAGGGAGGCCCGATTCTACGCGTCGATCGGTTTCAGCGGTTGTCTATGGCCGATGAATTCGACTACAGAAAGTGGGAAATTTTTGCAGCAGGTTTTTTATTATGTGGATGGCAATTCAGGAAAGAGTGCCGCCATCTCTGTGGATGCGCGCAACTATCCCATCACAGGGTATGTCTCGAAAAAGTATATCCACCCGGATGATGCTTGGAGTGGGTCGAATGCTTCGCTATTGGACAAGTCATTCCCGATCGTGCGGCTGGCGGATATCCTGCTGATGTATGCGGAGTGCCTGAACAACCTCACGGGTGTGCACCAGGTGGTCGATCCAGTGACGGAGGTGACCTATAGTTTTTCTCGAAACACCGAAGAAATTGCAAGCGCTTTCAATAAAGTGAGATATAGAAGTGGATTGCCTGGATTGACCGATGATCAACTCGGTAATCCGAAGCTCTTTTTTGATGCCTTGGCAACGGAGCGAATGATCGAATTTCTACATGAGGGCCTACGTTACTACGACATGAGGCGGTGGGGTATCGTGGCAGAAGAGGAAGCGAAGCCTATCATGGGAATGGACGCTGAGCGGACAGCACGGAATGGATATTTCAACCGGGTGATCAGTAATTATCCCAGTGTCCGGAATCGAGACTTTAAATCAAAGATGATACTCTTGCCGATAGACAAACAAGAAATCATGCGCGTCCGTACATTGGATCAGAACCCAGGGTGGTAGCACTGATCGTAGGAAAACAATAGTTTGAAAATGAAAATGGAAAATA encodes:
- a CDS encoding TetR family transcriptional regulator, producing MINHNNMLNLVKHMLIMGRKSLRQARKLEIITVFYSVAKKEGLENTSIAKIADYMEINPSLIIHYFRTKEELTYALIEFILEKYLLLFKITNSKTAPLKTILIKVMDDLFSKKWNRLIDDSLFYSCYALTYRNKNIKSQYKNLTSTLRENLAGLLQKCKEAELIQIDNALLTANMLFALVDGAYFHLSLITSTHKDFDLHFEDYKIQAYRLLGIADIQYFLDDLNDLE
- a CDS encoding IPT/TIG domain-containing protein, with translation MKCKHVPRYSLLLSTLWGLILMLGSCNKGGDAEGEIPPYDPNQSVKLTAFLPDSGGMSTQVILKGQNFGNDASQLRVYFNNKKAKVVRAAGELAYVLAPRLPGDTCIISVVNGKDSVQYSKPFYYKALVQVSTISGTPHATAETKDGTLVEARFQQPWYIAVDKEKNILVGEWKARARLVNEDRNSVMTLLNTTTGGEMASGCTDLNGQTFYFPMNGAPYYYEFDPEKQWLARRINPSKKAGDDFDFSKKYSLAMSELDGMLYTITTNGDLVKINPKTREASLVKSGLLKDRVQGVLQVYLCFHPIDKHMLYLVNPSSMRPQDGPIPGTDMIYRINMRNLVLEDYAGTGIKGHADGPKDMAQFNNPCQINFDQDGNMYVGDTDNYCVRRISPEGVVSTIAGLPGMSGYLDGPPDVALFNRFWGMKIDIDGTLYIADYYNNCIRKLTIQ
- a CDS encoding SusC/RagA family TonB-linked outer membrane protein, whose protein sequence is MNIVDKNSWKYVVFSIVLMLCTTVAAKAQVVDTTQSNIALKGTVYDMDGQKLQSVSIHIKDRPGTGWATDKDGNFTINASLGDILIFSFTGYENMEFQALKSSLAVEIRLKPADNVLDEAVVVGMGTQRKISLVGAVTSVNVKDLQMPATSLNNLIGGRVPGIISMQNSGEPGKNVSEFWIRGIGTFGANSGALVLVDGLEGTLSQIDPADVESFSVLKDASATAVYGVRGANGVILITTKRGQDQNLQITGRASQTLSRLNKLPDYLGSYDYAVLANEAMVVSGKQPLYNDVQLELIKNGLDQDLYPNVDWQEEILNRTSLQQTYYASARGGGSVARYFLSLGMSNESAAYKQDNVSKYNRKVGYNSYNYRLNLDLNVTKTTSVYMGLDGFNSINYLPGMVNTDWLWSAQAKLTPLTVPMQYSNGAAPAFGSGDEISPYVLLNKTGMSTREEYRNMATLAINQNFDFLVKGLKARVQGAFDNISYFTEMRDKRPDLFNATGRNTNGELIMVKKVNGYDVRYGTTESQWRKYHLESNINYEHVSDQGHRIGGLLYYYMSSEGATNETSSMTAIPKRYQGISSRLTYGYNDTYLVDANFGYTGSENFKRGEQFGFFPSIAVGWVPSQYKYVQDNLPFLNFFKIRASYGTVGNDRISNDRFPYLTIINSNAPGGWGGQGLIESVVGADNLAWEVAKKANLGIEAKMLNNKFEFIVDIFNDNREGIFQRRTQLPTWVGAVTMPYGNVGSMKSYGADGNISYSFDMGRNTGMTLRGNFTYATNKVTNWEQPYQKYDYLSFTDKPYNVLRGFKAIGLFKDELDVHNSPTQFGDLRPGDIKYMDVNGDGVIDNDDRIPLSYSPMPRLMYGFGMEVRHKALTVGVLLRGTGRTDFFLNNNGYGYLPFYGGPIGNVLSIVNNQENRWTPASYSGDPSTENQDALFPRLSYGRNPNNEVFSSFWLSDSRYLRLQEVSINYSLKRDMLKKMLGIKSVDLQLVGYNLAVWDTVKLWDPELANKNGYAYPIPSRFAFQVYVNF
- a CDS encoding RagB/SusD family nutrient uptake outer membrane protein; amino-acid sequence: MLLKTLNDYIHRTIKRKKQYATLLVFAAGLMTSSCNFLDVDDYFEDTLSIDSVFQNKIYLERYLWGTAAMLPDEANIFLNSYYPAILGSDEGFTMWEDNYAPQRFLLDRVNADDLGSMNTWPRLYMVVRKANTIIARIDECKDLTGQEKREIIGYAHFLRGYAYYQLLLSYGPVLIAGDEVYETSLPAEAYQKYRSTYDESVDYICQELETAASYIPAVVAIPVFGRPTKAAAYGLVARLRVYAASPLFNGGQAAKIYFSDFVRQSDQVHYVSQVYDEKKWALAAAACKRVMDMDFQLHTVEAANDTPPLPAGITYDRNYYKTWPEGAAGIDHLRSYAEMFNGEALGFKNKEFVFAKNSSEVKNVTKHSFPAQFGGWNGYGIPQKIIDAYKMADGRDINHSSGLFPYSETGFSTKDSTFSGYVVKPNVSTMYLNREARFYASIGFSGCLWPMNSTTESGKFLQQVFYYVDGNSGKSAAISVDARNYPITGYVSKKYIHPDDAWSGSNASLLDKSFPIVRLADILLMYAECLNNLTGVHQVVDPVTEVTYSFSRNTEEIASAFNKVRYRSGLPGLTDDQLGNPKLFFDALATERMIEFLHEGLRYYDMRRWGIVAEEEAKPIMGMDAERTARNGYFNRVISNYPSVRNRDFKSKMILLPIDKQEIMRVRTLDQNPGW